ggaatttaaattttaaacatGACTCCAGTAATATAATAGTAGTTACCATTTGTTATTGAAATCTTCAAAACCTCATACAAATTATAAGCAAGGATGAACATATATATTACATTAGAAACTGCCAGAGTAATAACTCAGGCCTTATTACACACatgaatacaaaaaataaacatTTGATCGTTACATTTTGACAAGCAAAGGATGAATATATTATTCAGGGGTTCCAGTACAAATTAACGATCCATCAGCGCGGAATAATTTGCAGCCTTCACCTGCTGTGCAACAGTTGACACAAACAGGACTAATTTGCTCGTCTCCTGAAGAGGGGCAAGTCATGTAAGCAACTTCATCGTCACAAACCTGGAGACACATTTTTTGTGCATTTCCATATTCCACCTCAATTCCCAGAAGAATTATACCTAATGAAACAACCCAAATCAAATACAAAATTAGCAAGCATGTAAGTGGacatttttttcttgaaaacttTATGTGCAGCATAATcactattaattaaaaaatgccCAACCCCccctttttttaaatttctataaAGTCAAATATTTCTATAAAGTCATTTTCTATATATAATAACATTTcactataacaatttttttttaaaaaaaatcaatttttaatagtacattattattatatattttataaaataatattcttttATGACAGTAAAGAAATATTCAGATAAAAACGTCGTCGATCATTATAAAGAGGCTTTACTATGCAGCGAAGAAGCCTTACCAGACAGTAGGAGAAGGGAAAGGATACCAACTTTGCAAAAGGCCATTATATTGTATGTTTCTTTGAATTTGCTTCTCTAATTTGAGAATGTTATAATCTCTTAAGCTATTTATAGAGCAAATAAAAGATAACTAAAATACAACTAGGAATGACTTTTCTCATATCAGCAATTCAGAATGGACGACATTATGTTTTGTCAAAGTTAACTAAATGCAGCCTTCACATTGGATTGTATGACCTAGACGATTTAAATATTTGGTATACGTACctttcacaaaataaaaaaattaaaaaaaatctcctctttgaatattttggtataccttacaaaaaaataataaaaatctcCTCTTTGAATATTTGGTAATACCTTTCAAAACAATATCTTATGTTTATCCCAAAAATTAAACCCATTCCCATCTTCATCGATGTGCTTCAGAGCCCAAATATTTGAGTAGAGACTTGAGCCAACTGCTTACTCAAATTTAAATATCCACAaagttattaaaaataatttaacaaaataaatatttaattaataaattttgaagaaaaatacaattaaaatacatactggacaaataaaaaagaaacataGTGAGTAAAGATTCGTTTGGTTGTTGGTTATGGGTGATTTATTCATGTAGTAAACCATTATAACTTGAACTATATTTGGTAGCATTTTAGCttctatatataaaatttagCACATCAAATACGTGTTTGGTTACTAGCTTATATACGGTCCTACATAATTAATGTATGTACAAGTTATGACATAATCTATGTATATGTTATGaattaatttatgtattattttatacatgatagaaaatgaaataatataataaataaataactaaatcCAATAtaactaaacatatatatatatatatatatatatatatatatatacactataatACCCACAAAATTAATATCTTTAGTAGTAATACCCGCATAACTCTAACTAGCAATAAAATATTGGTTGACAAATGCACGTGATAATAAACTACTTCCttcgttttaatttttttctggtTTTGACTTAATACGGAGTTTAACAAAGTAAGGAAGATTTTTGAATCTTCTTATGTACGtagaatgtattaaaatatcttttaattttttatagtcTCAAAAATGTGTAGATTTCTGAGGATCAGAAGAAGATGAAGCAAGAAATCatagaagagaagaagagaagagtttAGAGAAGTAGTAGTTGATTCTTGTTATTCACTTCATATCTTATTTACAATGTGTGGGTCCTATATACATAGTTGAGATAACTAACATACAGAACTTACTATTAGTTCTGACTACTAACTTAAAACTGGAAAGGCAATTACATAACTATTGCATAACTATAACTGTCATTAGGAACACATAGTTAAACCTATTTCATGACTCTAACTCTGTATTGCTCTTATCATTCTCAACACTTTCCCTCAAGCTCTCAACACCCCCCCTCAAACTAGGAAGTGAAAAGATATTGAGAACTCCTAGCTTGGAACTGAGATGCTGAAGTTGTATTTTTGTGAGTCCTTTAGTGAGTAGATCTGCAGGCTGATCTTGTGTAGGAAGGTACTTTGTAGTCACTAGGCTTTGTGTGATCTTTTATCTTATAAAATGGCAATCAATCTCACTATGCTTGGTTCTCTCATGATAAATTGGATTGGTTGCAAGCTGTATTGTAACTTTGCTGTCAGTATGTATGTTGATAGGTAGTGAAATTTCAACGCTAAGCTCCTTCATCAGACCTCGTAGCCATATAATTTATGTTAAAATGGTTGCAAAACTTCTGTACTTAGCTTCAGCTAAGCTTCTAGAAACAGTTGTCTGTTTCTGTGATTTCCATAAAACCAATGACCCTCCATATTGCACAAAGTAGCCACTTACTGATCTTCTTGTTAGGGGACAAGAGCCTCAATCTGCATCACAATATGCAGTGATGGTATTCTTTGAGCAGTTAGATAGTAGAACACCTTTTTCTGGTTGATTCTTCACATATCTCACTATTCTTAAGGCTTCTGTCATGTGAGATTTCTTAGGCTTTTGTGGGAACTGACTGAATGTTTGAACTCCATAGGAGATGTCAAGTCTTTTCATGGTTAAGTAGAGTAGCTTGCCTACTATTCTTTGATAGGCTCCCTGATCTGTTGATGGATCATCTTCTGTCATTTGCGCCCCTATTGACTTGTAGATCTCCTCATCATATTGCTTGGTAGTTAATTTGATATTAGTATCAATAGGAGTTTCAACTGGTTTGTCTGCACTTAAACCAGTTTCAGAAATTAACTCTAGTGCCATTAGAATACGTTGTTTTGATCTAGCAAATTCTCTTCCTAAGAaaatgtaacaacccctaaaatgttgtatgtcggtatttcaattctcgacgaaaataatatagcctctgtattttgggcatcaCTTTTCATatgttggtccaaattaggtgattcaaatttctgaataaccacaacatcattacctacaactttcatgaagaacacatcttaagattcagagtataagtagatcaaataaattaatcttttcaagatatagtgctgtgacggaattgagtgtttatagaagaaaattcatatctcactgtaggttgctccaaatttgttgattcttgaacgatatgaaactagacttccatatctacaatttttatgaagacaccaaatcctaataaggaatttatcttattcaaacgcaacttcaaaaaagagtattctgttaaaaagaactcatcttacctaccatggaaacatctagatacatttgacatcattaatgacataaattgtcctccatttaacatcatccatgacatcaatatattccattaaattttcagatttttctttataattattttatttattgttaggtccctctttcccacctataaatacccaccttatttcctcattttattcatcaagctttcttaagcatttcttctctctatatacttcttctcaaatatagttttagttttagtagtataaaaatactactccggttatttttatactccgggtagtacacaaaacgctccggcgagaagaaaaggctaggggtccaagagtgttccaattcggagtaaacctccggatttaaggtatgtaaggctttcatagcattggattgagttcgtccatgcgcccaatatttaaattcattataattgagttatagttgagttttatccaaatcttgaattctagatgaattaattcttcttctattgagtttgatatatttatgcattaatattattattattgttatctctcatattattggaattattgttcatggctactttcccataaatcctaattgatttgatgttcatgaatatttttacatatattttgagtaaaaatgttggttttttattattttcattgataaaaagaaagttatatgaa
This Solanum dulcamara chromosome 8, daSolDulc1.2, whole genome shotgun sequence DNA region includes the following protein-coding sequences:
- the LOC129900613 gene encoding proteinase inhibitor PSI-1.2-like, which encodes MAFCKVGILSLLLLSGIILLGIEVEYGNAQKMCLQVCDDEVAYMTCPSSGDEQISPVCVNCCTAGEGCKLFRADGSLICTGTPE